From Polypterus senegalus isolate Bchr_013 chromosome 15, ASM1683550v1, whole genome shotgun sequence, the proteins below share one genomic window:
- the LOC120515661 gene encoding EF-hand calcium-binding domain-containing protein 1-like — protein sequence MAEGSAMSRKNLQMLSESLAKVAKHFNKKEVKCLIRLYNDLVGEQSERRMGAGLDRSKFRNILHNTFGMTDDMIMDRAFRAFDKDNDGFISIKEWIEGLSVFLRGTLDERIKYCFDVYDLNGDGYISREEMFHMLKNSLTKQPTEEDPDEGIKDLVEITLKKMDHDHDGRLSFSDFEKAVRDEELLLEAFGSCLPDTKTVLAFEGEAFQQDIDN from the exons ATGGCGGAGGGTTCGGCGATGAGCCGAAAAAATTTACAAATGTTGTCAGAATCCCTTGCCAAGGTGGCGAAGCATT TTAACAAAAAAGAAGTGAAGTGCCTAATCAGACTTTATAATGACTTGGTCGGTGAGCAGAGTGAACGGCGTATGGGAGCTGGTTTGGATCGTAGTAAGTTTAGGAATATTCTACACAACACGTTTGGAATGACCGATGACATGATCATGGACAGAG CATTTCGTGCTTTTGACAAGGACAATGACGGCTTTATTAGCATTAAAGAGTGGATAGAAGGCCTCTCTGTATTTCTACGTGGGACGCTGGATGAAAGAATAAAAT ACTGTTTTGATGTGTATGACTTGAATGGAGATGGATATATTTCAAGGGAAGAAATGTTTCATATGTTGAAAAACAGCCTCACGAAACAGCCAACAGAAGAAGATCCCGATGAAGGAATTAAAGATTTAGTTGAAATAACCCTGAAAAAAATG GACCATGATCACGATGGCAGGCTTTCATTTTCAGACTTTGAAAAGGCCGTTAGAGATGAAGAGCTCTTGCTTGAAGCTTTTGGATCATGTCTGCCAGACACCAAG ACTGTACTTGCATTTGAAGGAGAGGCTTTCCAGCAAGACATTGACAACTAA
- the rbm48 gene encoding RNA-binding protein 48, whose translation MASSPWQNSEVYKHHHQKDVCFTRPKYREGRKPKAVKVYTINLESRYLLVQGVPALGVMTELIQLFALYGAVEEYRILDDYPAEEFTETYLMKFQKIQSARAAKRKLDEKSFFGGLLHVCYAPEFETLEDTREKLQDRRQFIARVTHNKNKNLPKLEKSKEADSSAIRSTLRKELAATAKEYVASETEHSSYYGYPMLPPPPQEHLSVLSHVSGYREQTIRTPSPFQLNSSYPSEMPEPWKLNEKEETSVRPEKTTPPGAKPKHISDLHCGTRFIPRTTCLLDRKRKNEQVGTNLLVGSSADHTSEVLIGPKLPNTPKVDMGDTSLNITADLIRNKILKVSSVSEVKEENRNLQQNNQPKQRRRI comes from the exons ATGGCATCCTCTCCATGGCAAAACTCTGAGGTATATAAACATCACCATCAGAAGGATGTATGCTTTACAAGACCGAAGTACAGAGAGGGGAGGAAACCCAAGGCTGTCAAG GTGTACACAATCAACTTAGAGTCACGCTACCTGTTGGTGCAAGGAGTGCCAGCACTAGGAGTAATGACAGAGCTGATCCAACTCTTTGCACTTTATGGAGCTGTTGAGGAGTACCGCATATTGGATGATTATCCTGCAGAAGAGTTCACCGAAACCTACCTTATGAAGTTCCAAAAAATACAAAGTGCAAG AGCTGCAAAACGCAAGTTGGATGAAAAAAGTTTCTTTGGTGGTTTGCTTCATGTCTGTTATGCACCAGAATTTGAAACATTGGAAGACACAAGAGAAAAGTTACAAGACAGAAGGCAGTTTATTGCAAGAGTAACCCATaacaaaa ATAAAAATCTGCCTAAATTGGAAAAGTCTAAAGAAGCCGACAGCAGTGCTATAAGAAGCACCTTACGGAAAGAACTTGCAGCCACAGCAAAGGAATATGTTGCCAGTGAGACTGAACATTCCTCCTATTATGGTTACCCAATGCTACCACCACCTCCCCAAGAACATCTGTCCGTTTTGTCACATGTGTCTGGTTACAGGGAGCAAACTATCCGCACTCCGTCACCGTTTCAGTTGAATTCCTCTTACCCAAGTGAGATGCCTGAACCttggaaattaaatgaaaaggagGAAACTTCAGTAAGGCCAGAGAAAACGACTCCTCCAGGTGCAAAGCCTAAGCACATTTCTGACCTTCATTGTGGCACAAGATTTATTCCAAGGACCACGTGCTTGCTGGACAGAAAACGTAAAAATGAACAAGTGGGAACTAATTTATTAGTTGGAAGCAGTGCAGATCATACAAGTGAAGTGTTAATTGGTCCAAAATTACCAAACACGCCCAAAGTAGACATGGGAGATACCTCATTAAACATAACAGCAGACTTGATTCGAAACAAAATATTAAAG GTTTCTTCAGTGTCTGAGGTGAAAGAAGAAAATCGGAACCTGCAACAAAACAATCAACCAAAACAGCGACGGAGAATCTGA